The following proteins are co-located in the Microcystis wesenbergii NRERC-220 genome:
- a CDS encoding alpha/beta fold hydrolase, translated as MSIALNVNIKGNGYPILCLHGHPGSAASMSVFTEHFCQRWQTLAPDLRGYGKSRYRRDFQLEEHLEDLIGLLDRQKIPQCLILGWSLGGIIALELVLRYPDRFPGLILVASAGRPWGSHPPVTTTDLVLTGIAAILNQIKPGWRWNIDTFARRSLFQYLFSQHQAIAYQYLAQDAVPAYLGTSPAADRALNRALKKGNNCLKSLDTITIPCLVLAGANDRHITSASSQETAEKLKLCQWKCYPDTAHLFPWEIPDLVLGDIDNWLAEHFSDKLAG; from the coding sequence ATGTCGATCGCTCTAAACGTTAACATCAAAGGTAATGGCTATCCGATCCTCTGTCTGCACGGTCATCCCGGTTCGGCAGCCAGTATGTCTGTATTTACTGAGCATTTTTGCCAACGCTGGCAAACCCTGGCCCCGGATCTGCGCGGCTACGGTAAAAGTCGTTATCGCCGCGATTTTCAGCTAGAAGAACATCTAGAGGATTTAATCGGGCTGCTCGATCGCCAAAAAATCCCGCAATGTTTAATTCTCGGTTGGTCTTTGGGGGGTATAATCGCCCTGGAATTAGTATTGCGGTATCCCGATCGCTTTCCTGGTTTAATTCTCGTGGCCTCGGCCGGACGGCCTTGGGGTAGTCATCCTCCCGTCACCACCACAGATTTAGTTTTGACGGGGATAGCGGCAATTCTCAATCAGATCAAACCGGGGTGGCGTTGGAATATTGATACTTTTGCCCGTCGTTCCCTGTTTCAGTACCTTTTTTCACAACATCAAGCGATTGCCTATCAATATCTCGCTCAAGATGCTGTTCCTGCCTACTTAGGCACTTCTCCAGCTGCCGATCGCGCTTTAAATCGGGCTTTAAAAAAAGGTAACAATTGTTTAAAATCTCTTGACACAATTACAATTCCCTGCTTAGTTCTGGCAGGGGCAAATGATCGCCATATTACCAGTGCCTCGAGCCAAGAAACAGCCGAAAAACTGAAACTGTGTCAGTGGAAATGTTACCCGGATACGGCCCATCTGTTCCCCTGGGAAATCCCCGACTTAGTTTTAGGGGACATTGATAATTGGTTAGCGGAGCATTTTAGCGATAAACTGGCAGGGTGA
- the rnc gene encoding ribonuclease III, which yields MSLSDPRRQKQLKTLVEKLGLSANVPVRWDLLDLALTHPSVSRDQNYEQLEFVGDSVVRLVAAEVLLETYPEALVGEFAALRSMMVSDRTLAEFADRYGFERYLLVSSSTSIDRAGRISRLADAFEAVLGALYLSTQTMVLVRSWLDEPLREKAAEIRRDPARQNYKDALQEWTQAKYKKLPQYLVKEINGLDQERFCAEVWLNEQKLGVGIGRSKKAAEQAAAKSAFLEVVKG from the coding sequence ATGTCCTTAAGTGATCCGCGTCGCCAAAAACAATTAAAAACCCTAGTGGAAAAGCTGGGTTTATCGGCTAATGTCCCCGTCAGGTGGGATTTATTGGATTTGGCTCTAACTCATCCCAGTGTTTCCCGTGATCAGAATTATGAACAATTAGAATTTGTGGGCGATTCTGTGGTAAGACTCGTGGCGGCGGAGGTATTGTTAGAAACCTATCCGGAGGCGCTAGTGGGAGAATTTGCCGCCCTGCGATCGATGATGGTTAGCGATCGCACTCTGGCGGAATTTGCGGATCGCTACGGTTTCGAGCGTTATTTGTTGGTATCAAGTAGTACGAGTATCGATCGGGCGGGGCGAATTTCCCGACTAGCAGACGCTTTTGAGGCGGTCTTGGGGGCTTTATATCTTAGTACACAGACGATGGTTTTAGTGCGTTCTTGGTTAGATGAGCCACTACGCGAAAAAGCGGCCGAAATTCGTCGAGATCCGGCCCGACAGAATTATAAGGATGCCTTGCAGGAGTGGACACAAGCAAAATACAAAAAACTGCCGCAATATTTAGTAAAAGAAATCAATGGTTTAGATCAGGAGCGTTTTTGTGCGGAAGTGTGGTTAAATGAGCAGAAATTAGGAGTGGGAATAGGCAGAAGCAAAAAAGCGGCGGAACAGGCAGCGGCTAAATCGGCTTTTCTAGAAGTGGTTAAAGGCTAA
- a CDS encoding WD40 repeat domain-containing protein yields the protein MKFRLMGGEKLVWTIVVSVLTTLTIGEHQLSHAQSPIAPPKPAAESGEKTPETILVEGLGRLTLAKTLEGQQSTPNALIFSPDNQLVLAGGSDSDPLLRIWSVKTGQKVSQTRAQRTSVKALAISPNERLLVSSGLDGSINFWNLVEGKYLGIALEHGNTVLALTVTPDGKTLISGGLEGIRLWTVQPPRRPLYRLNWVGNFVYSLGMKSDGVTLASGHENGAVHFWDIREGKFLSKFSAHPQAVSKLLYTPDGKNLITGSLDRTIKIWDTSNNKLLFTLIGHTNRIRSLALHPNGQILASASNDGVRLWDVTTGKQLAWFDNNSDWVESLAFSPDGQYLASGNYDLKIRLWQFVR from the coding sequence ATGAAATTCCGATTGATGGGTGGGGAGAAACTTGTCTGGACAATTGTGGTCAGTGTCTTAACCACGCTGACAATCGGAGAACATCAGCTTAGTCATGCCCAAAGTCCTATTGCCCCCCCTAAACCCGCAGCTGAAAGTGGCGAAAAAACCCCAGAAACTATCCTAGTAGAAGGTTTAGGCAGACTTACCCTCGCTAAAACCTTAGAAGGGCAACAATCCACCCCTAACGCTCTGATTTTCAGTCCCGATAACCAATTGGTTCTCGCTGGTGGTAGTGATAGCGATCCTCTCCTGAGAATTTGGTCGGTAAAAACAGGTCAGAAAGTTTCCCAAACTCGCGCCCAAAGGACCAGCGTCAAAGCTTTAGCCATTAGTCCCAACGAAAGATTATTAGTTAGTAGCGGTTTAGATGGTTCCATTAATTTTTGGAATCTGGTGGAAGGCAAGTATTTAGGAATTGCCCTCGAACACGGTAATACTGTCCTCGCCCTCACCGTTACTCCCGATGGTAAAACCTTAATTAGTGGTGGTTTGGAAGGAATTCGCCTCTGGACAGTGCAACCCCCCCGCCGTCCCCTCTATCGTTTAAATTGGGTGGGTAATTTTGTTTATTCCCTAGGGATGAAATCCGATGGTGTCACCCTGGCTAGTGGTCATGAAAACGGTGCGGTACATTTTTGGGACATCCGCGAGGGCAAATTTTTATCGAAATTTTCCGCCCATCCCCAAGCGGTTAGCAAGCTTTTATACACTCCCGACGGTAAAAATTTAATTACGGGTAGTTTAGACCGCACGATTAAAATCTGGGATACGAGCAATAATAAGTTATTATTTACCCTCATCGGTCATACGAACCGAATCCGTTCCCTGGCACTCCATCCTAACGGACAAATTCTCGCTAGTGCCAGTAATGACGGTGTGCGTTTATGGGATGTGACCACGGGTAAACAGTTAGCCTGGTTTGATAATAATTCCGACTGGGTGGAATCCCTGGCTTTTAGTCCCGATGGGCAGTATTTGGCTAGTGGTAATTATGATTTGAAAATTCGCCTCTGGCAATTCGTCCGTTAG